Proteins encoded together in one Camelina sativa cultivar DH55 chromosome 9, Cs, whole genome shotgun sequence window:
- the LOC104714732 gene encoding ubiquitin-conjugating enzyme E2 5 produces the protein MSSPSKRREMDLMKLMMSDYKVEMINDGMQEFFVEFNGPKDSIYEGGVWKIRVELPDAYPYKSPSVGFITKIYHPNVDEMSGSVCLDVINQTWSPMFDLVNVFETFLPQLLLYPNPSDPLNGEAAALMMRDRPTYEQRVKEYCEKYAKPREDDEEMSSDDEMSEEDEYASDGDDEDDVAIAGKLDP, from the exons aTGTCTTCGCCGAGCAAGCGTAGAGAAATGGATTTGATGAAACT GATGATGAGTGACTACAAGGTGGAGATGATCAACGATGGCATGCAAGAGTTCTTTGTCGAATTCAATGGACCCAAAGACA GTATCTATGAGGGAGGTGTGTGGAAGATAAGAGTCGAACTTCCTGATGCTTATCCTTACAAATCTCCATCTGTTGGTTTCATTACCAAAATATACCACCCTAATGTCGATGAAAT GTCGGGTTCTGTTTGTTTAGATGTTATTAACCAGACCTGGAGCCCGATGTTCG ACCTGGTGAATGTGTTCGAGACGTTTCTTCCTCAACTTCTTCTGTATCCGAATCCGTCAGATCCTTTGAATGGAGAAGCAGCTGCCTTGATGATGCGTGATCGTCCTACCTATGAACAGAGAGTTAAAG AGTATTGTGAGAAATACGCAAAGCCAAGGGAGGATGATGAGGAAATGTCTAGTGATGATGAAATGAGTGAAGAAGACGAATATGCTTCAGacggtgatgatgaagatgatgttgcAATCGCCGGTAAACTTGATCCTTAA